The region CCACTCGGTGGGAGTCTCGAACAGGCTCCGCGCGGTGCGCTTGCTCGAACACGAACCCTGCGTAGTCCTTGTCCCTCACTTCGCCGATGCGCTGGTAGTACAGGGCGCCGCCCAAGTACACGGAGAAGTAGCGAGGCTTGCCGGGGATATTCGCGCCTGTCCACCAGGAGTTGGTACGGGGGAAGAGAGTCGCGTTGGCGATCGCGCTGACTTCGGCAGCCCATGCTTCTTCACTGTCGGCCGTAGGCTCGATCGCACCCAGCTCCTTCTCGCGTAGATGGCGCAAGCAGTTGCCGATCCAATCCATCTGGCGCTCGGCGCCGAGCGGCATGTTGTAGAACACGCCGGGCGACCCAGGACCGTGGATCATGAACAGGTTGGGAAAACCCGCGATCGTGATGCCGAGATAGTTGTGGAAACGATCCTGCCATCGCTCCTTCAGGCTCATGCTGTCGCGTCCCTTGGGGTTGAGACGCAGCATCGAGCCGCTGATGGCGTCGTAGCCGGTCGCCAGCACGAGCACGTCGATGGGGTGCTCGCCCGTCCGGGTCACCACGCTGGTGGGCGTGAACCGCTCGATGGGATCCTCGCGCAGGTCGACCAACGTCACGTTGTCGCGGTTGAAGGTCTTGAAGTAGCCATTGTCGAGGATCGGCCGCTTCGTGATCACGAAGTGGTCGGGCATCAACTTCTCGGCGGTCGCGGGGTCGCGCACGATCTCGCGGATCTTGCCGCGCACGAAGTCGGCCAGGGACGCGTTGGCTTCCTCGTTGATCGCGATGTCGCTGTAGAGGTTCAGGAAAAAGCCGAAGCCACCTCGCTGCCATAGCTCTTCGTACATCGCGTTGCGCTGCTCGGGGGTGTCCTCGAGGGCGGAGCGTGACGGGTTGGGGTCGAAGGGGAACCCTCCTTGGTGCGCGTACATCTTCGCGCGGACGGCGTCCCAGTCCTTTCTCGCTTCCGCCATCTCCTCGGGCGTGATGGGACGGTTGCCGGCAGGGAAGGCGTACTGCGGCGTGCGCTGCAGGACCGTCACGTGTTCGGCTTCGCGGGCAATCTCGGGAATCGACTGGATCCCCGACGAGCCCGTACCGATCACGGCAACGCGCTTGCCCTCGAAGGAAACAGGCTCATGAGGCCAGCGACCGGTGTGGTAGCACTCGCCCGCGAAGTCATGGATCCCCGGGATGTCGGGCATGTTCGCGGTCGAGAGGGCGCCCACCGCACAGATCAGGAACTGGGCGGAGGCACGCACGCCGGTGCTGGTCTCCACCGTCCAGCGCTGCGCCGCTTCGTCGTAGCGGGCGTCTTGCACCCAGGTCTCGAACTGGATGTCGCGGCGGAGGTCGAACCGATCGGCGACATGTTCGAGGTAGGCCAGCACCGCGGACTGCTCGGACTGCGTCTCGGCCCAGTCCCACTCCTTCATGAGCTCTTCCGAGAAGGTGTAGCAGTAGAAGGGGCTGCCCGGACCATCGACCCGTGCACCCGGGTAGCGGTTGTACCACCAGGTGCCACCGATGTCGCTGGCACCGTCGTACACCCGCACCGAAAGGCCCATCTCGCGCAGATGATGCAGGGCGTACATGCCGCTGACACCCGCTCCGATGACCACCACGTCATAGTGTTCGGTAGATCCGCTCGTCATTCTCTTCTCCTGCGCACCTGAGTCTCCCGCGCGGTGAACCAGTAGCACGAAGTATGCCGCCGGCTGGATTTCGTGTCGCATCGGCGGCGAGCTCAGCCCGACGGTGACGCTCCTCTCGACCCAGTTTGCCGGCGCTGATGGGGACGCGGGGGTCTCAATCGTGAACTCCCCATCGCGACCGACCTGCTGGATACCGGACGGCCCCGGAAGCCCTAGGGAGGTGCGACCCAGAAGCACCTCTTCAAGAAGACGAATAGACTGGGGATCGGGGGGTAAGCAGCCTGTCCAGGTCGTGCGCTTCAGATCTCGCTGGCGGCGTTTTGATCCCGCAATCCGACGGCCCGTCTCAAGGCTTGAAACCTAGGGCTAGCGCGGATTGGATCCCAGATCGATTCGACGTCCAGCGTGACAACGCCGTACGCGCGTTCTTTGTATGCACGCTCCAACTCGGCAAGGGCTTCGTCGTTTTCTCCGAGACCGATATGAACTCTCGCACGCGCGATCGGGGAGACCCATTCGAGGGCCGACCGCTCGGTCAGATCGGCCAGCAATGAGCGTGCGTCGTCGCTGCGACCGGCCGTCGCGAAGCACCAGCCGATGTCGCCCGCAATGAGTGGATCGCCAGCGGAGATCTGGAGAGACTCCTCGAGCAGGGCGATCCCCTGCTCGACGACACCCGATTTGCAAAGAAGAATTC is a window of Myxococcales bacterium DNA encoding:
- a CDS encoding NAD(P)/FAD-dependent oxidoreductase translates to MTSGSTEHYDVVVIGAGVSGMYALHHLREMGLSVRVYDGASDIGGTWWYNRYPGARVDGPGSPFYCYTFSEELMKEWDWAETQSEQSAVLAYLEHVADRFDLRRDIQFETWVQDARYDEAAQRWTVETSTGVRASAQFLICAVGALSTANMPDIPGIHDFAGECYHTGRWPHEPVSFEGKRVAVIGTGSSGIQSIPEIAREAEHVTVLQRTPQYAFPAGNRPITPEEMAEARKDWDAVRAKMYAHQGGFPFDPNPSRSALEDTPEQRNAMYEELWQRGGFGFFLNLYSDIAINEEANASLADFVRGKIREIVRDPATAEKLMPDHFVITKRPILDNGYFKTFNRDNVTLVDLREDPIERFTPTSVVTRTGEHPIDVLVLATGYDAISGSMLRLNPKGRDSMSLKERWQDRFHNYLGITIAGFPNLFMIHGPGSPGVFYNMPLGAERQMDWIGNCLRHLREKELGAIEPTADSEEAWAAEVSAIANATLFPRTNSWWTGANIPGKPRYFSVYLGGALYYQRIGEVRDKDYAGFVFEQAHRAEPVRDSHRVGDR